CGGCCCGCCAATCCTCCGGACGAGCAGTTCCACCTGGCGATCTCCGGCTTCCTGCTCGCGTGGGCGGAGGCACGACGCCACGTTCCGCACACCGTGAATGTGATCGGGGAGAGCTGGTCCGGTCGGGCGTACGAGCTGCGCGCCGTCCTCGAGCGCTGCGCGATACCCCACCGGTTCCTCCTGGCCGGGTCCGAGGAGGGGCAGGTCCTCCTCGCAGGGAAAGGCGCCAGGCGGCTCCCCCTCCTCGTCTTCCCCGACGGGAACATCCTGGAAAATCCCACCGACGTGGAGATCGCGGCGGCGTCCGGGAACGCGGTCGACCCGGACCGGCACCAGTACGACGTCGTGGTCGTCGGCGGCGGGCCCTCGGGCCTGTCCGCGGGCGTCTACGGCGCCTCCGAGGGGCTGCATACCCTCGTCATCGACTCAGGCGGCGTGGGCGGGCAGGCCACGTCGAGTTCGTCGATCCGCAACTACCTCGGCTTCCCCCGTGGCGTCAGCGGCGGCGAGCTGGCCCGCCGGGCCTATGAACAGGCGTGGGTCTTCGGCGCCCGCTTCGCCTTCATGCAGCGCGTCACGCACCTTGTCCGGGAGCCGGACGGCATCGTGGTGAGCCTCAACACCGGCGGGGTGGTGGTGGCGCGCGCGGTGGTTCTGGCGACGGGTGCCCGCTACCGCTTGCTCGGCGTGCCGGCGCTCGAGGAGTTGCGCGGCGCCGGTGTCTTCTACGGAGCCGCCGCCTCGGAGGCGCCGCTCGCGTCGGCGAAGGACGTCTACGTCGTCGGGGGCGCGAACTCCGCTGGGCAGGCCGTCCTGCACCTGGCCCGCTACGCCCGGCGCGTCACGCTGGTGGTGCGGGCGGCGACGCTCGACGCCGGGATGTCGGAGTATCTGGTCCGCGAGATCCAGGCGACTCCGAACGTCGAAGTTCGCACACGGACCGAGGTCGTCGATGGCGGTGGCACCGGCTGGCTGGAACACCTGGTCCTGCGCAACGCCTCGGACGGCGAGGAGGAGACCGTCAACGCCCACGCCCTCTTCCTGATGATCGGGGCACGGCCGCACACCGACTGGCTCCCCCCGATCGTCGAGCGTGATCCTCGGGGCTTCGTCATGACCGGATCGGATCTCAGTGATGACGCACGTGGGGCGTTCAGCCGCCCGCCGCTACCGCTGGAGACCAGCCTCCCGGGAGTCCTCGCGGTCGGGGACGTCCGACACGGATCCGTGAAGCGCGTGGCGTCCGCCGTCGGTGAGGGCTCTATCGCGATCCAGCTCATTCACCGTTTGCTTGCCGAGTGAGCCTGACCGCCCGACGATCATTCGCCTCCTGTTGGCACGGGCACACTGTCGGCCTTGACGGCGTCGCGGGCCCCGATGGGTCGCGGCTCGCCGCGGGTGGTGTCGGCTTCGGTCTGTTGCTCGGACTCGGCGTTGATCTCCGCGCCGAGCAGTACGGCGTAGTTGGTGAGATACAGCCACATGAGCAGTACCGCGATGCCGGCCAGTGCACCGAAGTTCTTGCCGTACGAGCCGGACTTGCTGGCATACAAGGACAATAAGACGCTCACCACGATCCAGACGGTGGTGGCAGCCACCGCACCCAGGGAGACCCAGCGCAGCCTGGGCGCGTCCCGATCCGGTGCTGTCCGATAGAGCACCGCCAACGCCGCGGTGACCAGTCCGAGCAGCAGC
Above is a window of Mycobacteriales bacterium DNA encoding:
- a CDS encoding FAD-dependent oxidoreductase, with translation MSAPVLLAVDDHPDLLRNVERELRNRYEPDYRVRCLRSSSEALTALDELAAAGDQVALVLVGEVLSGGSGTALLAEVRHTFPHAQRVLLIKWGRLGDPRAGDTIFEALSFGRMDHYVLRPANPPDEQFHLAISGFLLAWAEARRHVPHTVNVIGESWSGRAYELRAVLERCAIPHRFLLAGSEEGQVLLAGKGARRLPLLVFPDGNILENPTDVEIAAASGNAVDPDRHQYDVVVVGGGPSGLSAGVYGASEGLHTLVIDSGGVGGQATSSSSIRNYLGFPRGVSGGELARRAYEQAWVFGARFAFMQRVTHLVREPDGIVVSLNTGGVVVARAVVLATGARYRLLGVPALEELRGAGVFYGAAASEAPLASAKDVYVVGGANSAGQAVLHLARYARRVTLVVRAATLDAGMSEYLVREIQATPNVEVRTRTEVVDGGGTGWLEHLVLRNASDGEEETVNAHALFLMIGARPHTDWLPPIVERDPRGFVMTGSDLSDDARGAFSRPPLPLETSLPGVLAVGDVRHGSVKRVASAVGEGSIAIQLIHRLLAE